The following proteins are encoded in a genomic region of Flammeovirga pectinis:
- the rpmJ gene encoding 50S ribosomal protein L36 — MKVKASIKKRSADDKIIRRNGKLYIINKKNPRHKQRQG; from the coding sequence ATGAAAGTCAAAGCTTCTATCAAAAAACGCAGCGCAGATGATAAAATCATCCGCCGCAATGGCAAGTTGTACATTATTAACAAAAAGAATCCAAGACATAAGCAACGTCAAGGATAA
- the rpsM gene encoding 30S ribosomal protein S13: MARIAGVDIPNNKRGVISLTYIFGIGKSSAAIILAEAGVSEDKKVQDWTDEESQKIRELITEGHKIEGELKSEIQLNIKRLMDIGCYRGLRHRRGLPVRGQHTKNNSRTRKGKRKTVANKKK, translated from the coding sequence ATGGCACGTATTGCAGGTGTTGACATACCTAATAATAAAAGAGGTGTAATTTCGTTAACTTACATCTTTGGAATTGGTAAATCGTCAGCGGCAATTATTCTTGCTGAAGCTGGAGTAAGCGAGGATAAAAAAGTCCAAGATTGGACAGACGAAGAATCACAAAAGATTCGTGAACTTATCACAGAAGGTCACAAAATCGAAGGTGAATTAAAATCTGAAATTCAGTTGAACATCAAGCGATTGATGGACATCGGATGTTACAGAGGATTGCGTCACAGAAGAGGTTTGCCTGTTCGAGGTCAACATACCAAGAACAACTCACGTACTCGTAAGGGTAAGCGTAAGACAGTTGCAAACAAGAAGAAATAA
- a CDS encoding DNA-directed RNA polymerase subunit alpha, which translates to MSILAFQRPDKVVIEKADDFTGLFEFKPLEKGYGLTIGNALRRILLSSLEGYAIVGIKFPNVLHEYSTIDGVVEDVTEMILNLKQVRFKTDSENPSQKVSVNLSGKSEFKAGDITQFTEEYEVLNPDFVICNLDESVNLQVELTIQNGRGYLSADEQTESEADDIVGFIPIDAIFTPIKNVQYHIEGHRVDDRTDFEKLVIEIQSDGSIHPEEALKGAANILIQHFMLFSDKNMIIDDMEGGEAVEIDDEYLRMRKLLKTSLADLELSVRAYNCLKAADVKTLGDLASLEISDMMKFRNFGKKSLTELETLMSDRNLSFGMDVTKYRLDED; encoded by the coding sequence ATGTCCATTCTTGCTTTCCAAAGACCCGATAAAGTGGTAATAGAAAAGGCTGATGATTTCACTGGTCTTTTTGAATTTAAACCACTTGAAAAAGGTTACGGTTTAACAATAGGTAACGCTCTCAGACGTATTTTACTTTCGTCGCTAGAAGGATATGCTATCGTAGGAATTAAATTTCCGAATGTTCTTCATGAATATTCTACAATCGATGGTGTAGTAGAGGACGTAACTGAAATGATTCTGAACTTAAAACAAGTGCGTTTTAAGACGGATTCTGAGAACCCTTCTCAGAAAGTTAGTGTCAACCTTAGCGGTAAAAGTGAATTTAAAGCAGGCGATATTACTCAGTTTACTGAGGAATATGAAGTTCTTAACCCGGACTTTGTAATCTGTAATTTGGATGAGAGTGTAAATCTTCAGGTTGAATTGACTATTCAAAACGGCCGTGGATATTTATCTGCTGATGAACAAACAGAAAGTGAAGCTGACGATATTGTTGGTTTTATTCCAATTGACGCAATCTTTACACCTATTAAAAATGTTCAATACCATATCGAAGGCCACAGAGTTGACGATCGTACTGACTTTGAAAAATTGGTTATAGAAATCCAATCAGATGGATCTATCCATCCTGAGGAAGCGTTGAAAGGAGCTGCGAACATTTTGATTCAGCACTTCATGTTATTCTCTGATAAGAATATGATCATTGATGACATGGAAGGAGGAGAAGCAGTTGAAATAGATGATGAATACTTAAGAATGCGTAAGCTACTTAAAACATCACTTGCAGACCTTGAGCTTTCAGTTCGTGCATATAATTGCTTAAAAGCTGCTGATGTGAAAACATTAGGAGATTTAGCATCTTTGGAGATTTCTGATATGATGAAATTCAGAAACTTTGGTAAGAAATCTCTTACTGAGTTAGAAACATTAATGTCTGATAGAAATCTTTCATTCGGAATGGATGT
- the rpsD gene encoding 30S ribosomal protein S4 — MARYTGPTSKIARKFNDPIFGACKELKKKAYPPGQHGKNRRRKQSEYAIQLAAKQKAKYTYGVLERQFRNIFEKSAMKSGITGTNLLQFLEARLDNTVYRLGFAPTRRAARQLVSHKHITVNGKVVNIPSYTMKFGDVVGVRAKSQTNKVIKEATSGKQRTAYSWLEYNAENMTGKFVQFPERDEIPENIQEQLIVELYSK; from the coding sequence ATGGCTAGATATACAGGGCCTACGTCGAAGATTGCTAGAAAGTTTAATGATCCAATCTTCGGGGCATGCAAGGAACTCAAAAAGAAGGCATATCCTCCGGGACAGCATGGAAAAAACAGACGCAGAAAGCAGTCTGAATATGCTATCCAGCTTGCTGCAAAGCAAAAAGCAAAATACACTTACGGTGTATTGGAGCGCCAGTTCCGTAATATTTTTGAAAAATCAGCTATGAAATCTGGTATAACAGGTACTAACTTGTTACAGTTTCTTGAAGCTAGATTAGATAACACAGTTTATCGTTTAGGATTTGCTCCTACTCGTCGTGCTGCGCGCCAATTGGTATCGCATAAGCACATTACTGTGAACGGTAAAGTAGTAAACATTCCTTCATATACTATGAAGTTTGGTGACGTTGTTGGTGTTCGCGCCAAGTCTCAAACTAACAAAGTAATTAAGGAAGCTACTTCTGGTAAGCAACGTACAGCTTATTCTTGGTTAGAATACAATGCTGAGAATATGACTGGAAAATTCGTTCAATTCCCAGAAAGAGACGAGATTCCTGAAAATATTCAAGAGCAACTTATTGTCGAGTTGTACTCTAAGTAA
- the rpsK gene encoding 30S ribosomal protein S11: MAQRRKNEKAKKRVVNVTQEGEVHIKASFNNIIISFTNKEGQVISWSSAGKMGFRGSKKNTPYAAQQASSDAAKVAFDLGMRKAEVFVKGPGSGREAAIRTVQNSGIEVTIIKDCTPLPHNGCRPPKRRRV, from the coding sequence ATGGCTCAAAGAAGAAAAAACGAAAAAGCGAAGAAAAGAGTAGTTAATGTTACTCAGGAGGGAGAAGTTCATATCAAAGCTTCTTTTAACAACATTATCATCTCTTTCACCAACAAAGAAGGACAAGTTATTTCTTGGTCTTCAGCTGGTAAGATGGGCTTTAGAGGCTCAAAGAAAAACACTCCTTACGCTGCGCAACAAGCGTCATCAGATGCTGCGAAAGTAGCATTCGACCTAGGTATGCGTAAAGCTGAGGTTTTTGTAAAAGGTCCAGGATCTGGTCGTGAGGCTGCTATCCGTACCGTACAAAACTCAGGTATTGAAGTTACAATCATCAAAGATTGTACTCCACTACCTCACAATGGTTGTCGTCCTCCAAAACGTAGAAGAGTCTAA